Proteins from a genomic interval of Channa argus isolate prfri chromosome 11, Channa argus male v1.0, whole genome shotgun sequence:
- the LOC137136095 gene encoding cytotoxic granule associated RNA binding protein TIA1-like — MMEDDQPRTLYVGNLSRDVTEPLILQVFTQIGPCKSCKMIVDTAGNDPYCFVEFYDHRHAAASLAAMNGRKIMGKEVKVNWATTPTSQKKDTSNHFHVFVGDLSPEITTEDVKAAFGPFGRISDARVVKDMATGKSKGYGFVSFFNKWDAENAIQQMGGQWLGGRQIRTNWATRKPPAPKTTYENNSKHLSFDEVVSQSSPSNCTVYCGGVSTGLTEQLMRQTFSPFGQIMEIRVFPDKGYSFVRFNSHESAAHAIVSVNGTSIEGHIVKCYWGKETPDMMNPMQQMPMPQQNKMGFAAAQPYGQWGQWYGNGPQINQYVPNGWQVPTYGVYGQAWNQQGFNHLPASAGWTGMSAISNGGVMEPTQGLNGSMLANQPGMGAAGYPTH, encoded by the exons ATGATGGAGGACGATCAACCCAGAACCTT GTACGTGGGGAATCTGTCCAGGGATGTCACCGAGCCCCTCATTCTGCAAGTCTTCACACAGATAGGACCCTGCAAGAGCTGTAAAATGATAGTAGAT ACAGCTGGAAATGATCCATACTGCTTTGTGGAGTTCTATGACCACAGGCATGCTGCAGCCTCATTGGCAGCCATGAATGGAAGGAAAATAATGGGTAAG GAGGTCAAAGTCAACTGGGCCACTACGCCAACAAGCCAGAAAAAGGACACAAGTA ATCACTTTCATGTCTTTGTTGGGGACCTCAGCCCAGAAATAACTACAGAAGATGTCAAGGCTGCCTTTGGTCCATTTGGAAGAATATC AGATGCTCGAGTTGTGAAAGATATGGCTACAGGGAAATCCAAAGGCTATGGCTTTGTGTCTTTCTTCAACAAATGG GATGCAGAGAATGCCATTCAGCAGATGGGTGGGCAGTGGTTAGGAGGTAGACAGATTCGAACTAACTGGGCCACAAGAAAGCCCCCTGCCCCAAAGACCACCTATGAAA ATAATTCCAAGCACCTATCCTTTGATGAAGTAGTGAGTCAGTCCAGTCCCAGTAACTGCACAGTGTATTGTGGCGGAGTCAGCACAGGACTGACAG aacaACTAATGAGACAGACCTTTTCTCCCTTTGGACAAATCATGGAAATCAGGGTTTTCCCAGACAAAGGCTATTCGTTTGTGAG GTTTAACTCCCATGAGTCAGCAGCCCATGCCATTGTGTCAGTGAATGGTACTTCAATAGAGGGCCACATAGTCAAATGCTACTGGGGTAAAGAGACCCCGGACATGATGAACCCAATGCAGCAAATGCCTATGCCCCAG CAGAACAAGATGGGCTTCGCTGCAGCCCAGCCCTATGGCCAGTGGGGTCAGTGGTACGGCAACGGGCCCCAGATTAACCAGTATGTCCCAAATGGGTGGCAGGTCCCCACCTATGGTGTCTACGGCCAGGCTTGGAACCAGCAGGGCTTCAA tcacTTACCGGCCAGTGCTGGGTGGACTGGCATGAGCGCCATCAGTAACGGTGGGGTAATGGAGCCTACACAGGGATTGAATGGGAGTATGCTAGCCAACCAGCCCGGTATGGGAGCCGCAGGATACCCCACACACTGA
- the rchy1 gene encoding RING finger and CHY zinc finger domain-containing protein 1 isoform X1, producing the protein MASSVGCEHYVRRCLLKAPCCGKLYVCRLCHDAEENHQMDRFKVREVQCSECQTVQQAQHTCQQCHVLFGDYYCDICHLFDKDKQQYHCQDCGICRIGPQDKYFHCDKCNLCLSVNLQGNHKCVENVSRQNCPVCMEDIHTSRIEAHVLPCGHLLHNTCFDDMVKMGAYRCPLCMHSAFNMDDRWFNIDLEISQSPMPTEYQGISTKIVCNDCQAHCTVRFHVLGMKCSNCGSYNTAQEGGLIQQPEPDTEAETDTEPELHEAPTQH; encoded by the exons ATGGCTTCGTCTGTTGGCTGTGAGCATTATGTGCGCAGGTGCCTATTAAAA GCGCCTTGCTGTGGTAAACTATATGTGTGTCGGCTGTGCCATGATGCAGAAGAGAACCACCAGATGGATCGCTTCAAAGTCAGAGAGGTGCAGTGCTCCGAGTGTCAGACGGTGCAGCAG GCACAGCATACTTGCCAGCAGTGTCATGTGCTGTTTGGGGATTATTACTGTGATATTTGCCACCTGTTTGACAAGGATAAGCAGCAGTACCACTGTCAGGACTGCGGAATATGTAG GATTGGGCCACAAGACAAATACTTCCATTGTGACAAGTGCAATCTTTGTTTATCTGTGAATTTGCAGGGAAACCACAAG tgtGTTGAAAATGTGTCAAGACAGAACTGCCCAGTGTGTATGGag GATATTCACACGTCCAGAATTGAAGCTCATGTTCTTCCATGCGGCCATCTTTTACACAA CACCTGCTTTGATGACATGGTCAAGATGGG AGCATATCGTTGCCCTCTGTGTATGCACTCTGCCTTCAACATGGACGACCGCTGGTTTAATATAGACCTAGAGATCTCCCAGTCACCGATGCCCACTGAATACCAGGGTATTTCTACCAAA ATTGTGTGTAATGATTGTCAAGCCCACTGCACTGTGCGTTTCCATGTGCTGGGAATGAAGTGCAGCAACTGTGGGTCCTACAACACAGCACAGGAAGGAGGACTCATCCAGCAGCCAGAGCCGGACACTGAGGCAGAAACGGACACGGAGCCAGAACTGCATGAGGCACCCACACAACATTAG
- the rchy1 gene encoding RING finger and CHY zinc finger domain-containing protein 1 isoform X2 codes for MIGPQDKYFHCDKCNLCLSVNLQGNHKCVENVSRQNCPVCMEDIHTSRIEAHVLPCGHLLHNTCFDDMVKMGAYRCPLCMHSAFNMDDRWFNIDLEISQSPMPTEYQGISTKIVCNDCQAHCTVRFHVLGMKCSNCGSYNTAQEGGLIQQPEPDTEAETDTEPELHEAPTQH; via the exons AT GATTGGGCCACAAGACAAATACTTCCATTGTGACAAGTGCAATCTTTGTTTATCTGTGAATTTGCAGGGAAACCACAAG tgtGTTGAAAATGTGTCAAGACAGAACTGCCCAGTGTGTATGGag GATATTCACACGTCCAGAATTGAAGCTCATGTTCTTCCATGCGGCCATCTTTTACACAA CACCTGCTTTGATGACATGGTCAAGATGGG AGCATATCGTTGCCCTCTGTGTATGCACTCTGCCTTCAACATGGACGACCGCTGGTTTAATATAGACCTAGAGATCTCCCAGTCACCGATGCCCACTGAATACCAGGGTATTTCTACCAAA ATTGTGTGTAATGATTGTCAAGCCCACTGCACTGTGCGTTTCCATGTGCTGGGAATGAAGTGCAGCAACTGTGGGTCCTACAACACAGCACAGGAAGGAGGACTCATCCAGCAGCCAGAGCCGGACACTGAGGCAGAAACGGACACGGAGCCAGAACTGCATGAGGCACCCACACAACATTAG